A single Plasmodium knowlesi strain H genome assembly, chromosome: 13 DNA region contains:
- a CDS encoding 40S ribosomal protein S25, putative, with translation MPPKERKTKEQIAAAAAASGRSKKKKWGKGKNKEKLNHAVFIDKALQSKILESKNLKVITPSTISEKYKVNLSVARSVIKYLSEQNLIKEVCIQSHSQKLYTKVA, from the exons A TGCCCCCtaaggagagaaaaacgaaagagCAAATTGCGGCTGCCGCAGCGGCATCGGGAAGAAGCAAGAAAAAG AaatggggaaagggaaagaacaaggaaaaacTGAACCACGCCGTGTTCATTGACAAAGCTTTGCAGTCAAAAATCCTGGAGAGTAAAAACCTGAAGGTCATCACCCCCTCCACCATTtcagaaaaatacaaagtcAACTTAAGTGTCGCCAGGTCCGTCATAAAATATCTATCGGAGCAAAATTTAATTAAGGAGGTTTGTATTCAGAGCCATAGTCAGAAACTATACACAAAGGTTGCATAG
- a CDS encoding DIX domain-containing protein, putative, producing MSKTTIVFYNIINDKEDKNSQNVFYIPKPINSITLQDIRNGFPLVGTYHFRFKIIHNNNPAWVDISEESSPIPSLNSCIYAKVLRLSWMDHKQTKKAHDRKLLEEGVPKLCKNEKNIFDIKENKRDDHVQMSKTKGNIDMLLFESTPNKTMHVDVGNRKDGAKDQNYLDLMFN from the exons ATGTCGAAAACGACGATTGTGTTTTACAACATAATTAATGACAAGGAGGACAAGAACTCGCAAAACGTTTTTTACATCCCCAAACCGATAAATTCGATAACCTTACAAGACATACGAAATGGGTTTCCCTTGGTTGGTACTTACCACTTCAG attTAAAATAATCCATAACAACAACCCTGCTTGGGTAGACATTAGTGAAGAATCCTCGCCAATCCCCAGTTTGAATTCCTGTATCTACGCGAAG GTTTTACGCCTCAGCTGGATGGATCACAAGCAGACAAAGAAAGCTCATGACAGAAAACTTCTCGAAGAAGGTGTACCGaaattgtgcaaaaatgaaaaaaatatcttcgacataaaagaaaacaaacgAGATGATCATGTACAGATGAGTAAGACCAAGGGTAACATCGATATGCTACTATTTGAAAGCACTCCCAACAAGACTATGCACGTGGACGTGGGCAATCGGAAAG ATGGCGCCAAGGACCAAAATTACCTCGACTTGATGTTCAATTAG
- a CDS encoding mannose-1-phosphate guanyltransferase, putative, translating to MNALILVGGYGTRLRPLTLTTPKPLISFCNKPILEHQIFNLARCGIREIILAIAYKPTDITNFVDNLEKKYNVKIIYSIEEEPLGTGGPIKLAEKYLSKYDDFFVFNSDIICSFPLLEMMSFHKQSNAPLTILVKEVEDPRAFGVVITEENRITKFEEKPQVPKSSLINAGIYIMNRKVLNRIPMRNTSLEKEIFPQLANENMLYFYVLNKFWADIGKPMDFLKGQALYMEDLKENRGKGIEEKREIDKEIDTAKVSATKPFKEESILRDHFLICYGITDKENGEKNDNKKNLFITFENIKELEEFAHRKSHLFDEILVHTKVEGNVLISSKTIIEKNCVLGDNVVLGENVTIGEGCRIKNSCVMSNSTVSSYSYIENSIIGSKSRVGRWSRIEGLCVLGENVILNPEIFVNNAFILPFKEVSSSIYEKGAIIM from the exons ATGAATGCGCTCATTCTAGTCGGGGGGTACGGCACGAGGTTAAGACCGCTCACCCTGACAACCCCCAAACCATTAATCAGCTTCTGCAACAAGCCAATACTAGAACACCAAATCTTTAATTTGGCACGATGTGGAATCAGAGAAATAATTTTGGCCATAGCTTATAAGCCCACAGACATAACGAACTTTGTGGATAACCTTGAAAAGAAATACAAcgttaaaattatttactcTATTGAAGAGGAGCCCTTGGGCACGGGTGGGCCAATAAAATTGGCAGAGAAGTATTTGAGCAAGTACGAcgatttttttgtgttcaaCTCGGACATTATTtgctccttcccccttctgGAGATGATGAGCTTTCACAAGCAGAGCAATGCGCCACTGACGATTTTG GTGAAAGAAGTGGAAGACCCCAGAGCGTTCGGAGTTGTCATAACGGAAGAAAACAGAATTACCAAATTTGAGGAGAAGCCGCAAGTCCCTAAGTCGAGCTTAATAAATGCAGGAATTTACATAATGAACAGAAAAGTTTTAAATCGCATTCCGATGAGGAATACATCGCtagagaaggaaatatttcctcAGCTAGCCAATGAAAACATGTTGTATTTCTACgtattaaataaattttgggCTGACATTGGGAAACCAATGGACTTCCTCAAGGGACAGGCGTTGTATATGGAGGACTTGAAGGAGAacaggggaaaaggaatagaagagaaaagggaaatagaCAAGGAAATAGATACTGCAAAGGTAAGCGCGACAAAACCCTTCAAGGAGGAGTCTATCCTGCGCGACCACTTCCTCATATGCTACGGCATAACGGACAAGGAAAATGGCGAAAAGAATGACAACAAGAAAAATCTATTTATAAcatttgaaaatataaaggagcTGGAAGAATTCGCACATAGGAAAAGCCACCTCTTCGATGAAATCCTTGTGCACACAAAAGTCGAGGGAAATGTGTTGATTTCATCCAAGACGatcatagaaaaaaattgcgtcTTGGGAGATAATGTCGTTCTTGGAGAAAATGTCACCATTGGAGAGGGATGTCGTATCAAGAATTCTTGCGTCATGAGTAACTCCACCGTCAGTTCGTATTCCTACATTGAGAACTCCATCATTGGCTCCAAGTCGAGGGTTGGGAGGTGGTCGCGCATCGAAGGGCTGTGCGTGCTGGGCGAGAATGTCATTTTGAATCCAGAAATTTTTGTCAACAATGCCTTCATCTTACCCTTCAAGGAGGTCAGCAGTTCCATATATGAGAAGGGCGCGATTATCATGTAA
- a CDS encoding dynein light chain, putative translates to MKDYLEGCNKYLKYDNCILVEHEDEESKCAKGENFVKDKNIVRVIQEIRKNLRSNVLYKNDRKNVLFNEPLYNVFPLKCLKDKKMDQISYVCRVTSEEDANFCLKKIQDIVSKMYVKNMLIDKDFLEDLLSVFMELCRQVSVACFQRGSLLRQLFNYNVMLLFHYQKLVRSSLSFNLKKEIKRRNTMSELRKEIDIKKETINSLKSEILETDQLIGEERKNAEREISEVNINYQNKIDKLKKNNQRKRDEFTRLLQL, encoded by the exons atgaaggactACCTAGAGGGGTGCAACAAATACTTGAAGTACGACAACTGTATACTTGTAGAGCATGAGGATGAAGAAAGCAAATGCGCAAAAGGAGAGAACTTCGTGAAAGATAAGAACATAGTCCGCGTCATACAAGAAATCCGAAAAAATTTGCGATCAAATGTGCTATACAAAAAtgacagaaaaaatgttctctTCAATGAGCCCCTATATAATGTGTTTCCACTGAAGTGTCTAAAGGATAAGAAGATGGACCAAATTTCCTACGTGTGCAGAGTGACAAGCGAGGAAGACGCAAATTtttgtttgaaaaaaatacaggacATCGTTTCGAAGATGTATGTGAAGAATATGCTAATCGACAAGGATTTTCTCGAAGATCTATTGTCCGTTTTTATGGAGCTCTGCAGACAG GTTTCCGTAGCGTGCTTCCAAAGAGGATCCCTTCTCAGACAGTTATTTAATTACAACGTCATGCTCCTTTTCCACTACCAAAAATTAGTCAG ATCATCTCTGTCTTTtaatttaaagaaggaaataaaaaggagaaacacgATGAGCGAGCTGCGCAAAGAAATAgacattaaaaaggaaaccatCAATTCTTTGAAGAGCGAAATTTTGGAGACAGATCAGCTGATcggggaggaaaggaaaaacgcgGAGCGAGAGATTTCCGAG GTGAACATAAATTATCAGAACAAAATAGACAAgcttaaaaagaacaaccaGAGGAAGCGCGACGAGTTTACGCGACTTCTCCAGCtctaa
- a CDS encoding surface protein P113, putative, producing MKLPRLCRIPLALLVLCLTSRARCYVNNDIIKFGEQNSLKCSEGSLYILHCEVKCMNAQNRIIHRSCIDEVEAKCMGNAKCKYYFDYVASIKAQNLRNPNEIEVEECVESENNEIKTSTTCLLSNSFTLDENYIQYFFFIKNKNEEPITCKDGHLHVKSAILHSPFCKINLKDMTEVLKRQCDKNQECIINPYMLQKDTLNEKDQCYINNSYVSLSVVCTKEGEELPEETNQNQKSDDDIDEAEEGKDEKYLEGNQEGEIADGDNESEASNEDDELKKINDEVDLIMNGNESFTDKVKKSKTILLSEMNEQIVKKNAIFKLLGEEVSKIFHEKYDPTEMKDLIEDRYNEMKRSSDQDLYYIYLLDTLDINKMEDVNVTVVQDNLANLLKEEMEKLNQVEKTISRLRKKYLSIYNKAKDKEAKDLFDEDVDPVLTYDDFAHGNGMISADIFFKYNPTVKPLEFSKTKENDTESAPKKEYKDLVEIDNLDDHNRKKIIIDMRNGLMENLKKLHYEKNIIFKNLASCIKSYCYKNPLNQEMLSNVLKNNFEGLKGKKISDPVEEIVTYLDKLSVQADAPADGSSSELGVGEAVGEVVGEEVGGADHGPPVWTKNKRILEKLHVLLHLGYQQAYEKELEIDEKTEKYIALNDKAKEYNLHHLLNESNKVLKKVSVLSSGKDSTEEVFGNQASFFDVYKEGQGPSEKDDATSNKDAPEADEAKMKEKEKEKEKEKEKEKENEKEVKRSNLDDEKEEEEKNKKNKDDVDYPDEGHESGKEDGKKTPDEEAKSEEADDVNAESKKEDGSDKVGKDGDKEEAKKKTDDDEDDDEDDDDDDESEEQSASKMVDSAPKDGKSDGGSTDSTSGDEGHNDTTTGEVTGPAKEEQNDVPVKGEDSDGEKEATEKPTGETVVKGDSDITPLGPDTEKKGNDGGSFFQGMSRILLAILAILSLEFFI from the exons atgaagCTCCCTCGCCTGTGCCGCATCCCCCTGGCCCTGCTGGTGCTATGTCTGACATCACGAGCGAGATGCTACGTAAATAACGATATCATTAAATTCGGAGAGCAGAATTCATTAAA GTGCTCTGAGGGAAGCCTCTACATCCTGCACTGCGAAGTGAAGTGCATGAACGCGCAGAATCGTATCATCCATAGGAGTTGCATAGATGAGGTGGAGGCCAAATGTATGGGCAACGCCAAGTGCAAGTATTACTTCGACTACGTAGCGAGCATAAAAGCCCAGAACCTGCGAAACCCAAACGAAATAGAAGTGGAGGAGTGTGTTGAGTCAGAGAATAACGAGATTAAGACATCGACGACCTGTCTCTTGAGCAATTCGTTCACCCTAGACGAGAACTAcattcaatattttttttttattaagaataaaaatgaagaaccaATTACCTGTAAGGATGGACACCTACATGTCAAAAGCGCAATTTtgcattcccctttttgtaaaattaatttaaaagaTATGACTGAAGTTTTGAAAAGGCAATGCGATAAGAACCAGGAGTGCATTATCAATCCGTATATGTTACAAAAGGATACCCTTAATGAGAAGGACCAGTGCTACATTAACAACTCCTACGTATCCCTGAGTGTTGTATGTACAAAGGAGGGAGAAGAATTACCTGAGGAAACCAATCAAAATCAAAAAAGTGATGATGACATAGATgaagcagaagaaggaaaagatgaaaagtATTTGGAGGGAAATCAAGAGGGGGAAATTGCAGATGGAGATAACGAATCCGAAGCGTcaaatgaagatgatgagctgaaaaaaataaatgatgaaGTAGACCTCATAATGAACGGAAATGAAAGCTTCACAgacaaagtaaaaaaatcGAAGACTATCCTTTTATCAGAAATGAACGAACAGAtagtgaagaaaaatgctatttttaaattattagGAGAGGAAGTATCCAAAATTTTTCACGAAAAGTATGATCCAACCGAGATGAAGGATCTAATAGAAGACAGGTACaatgaaatgaagagaagTTCAGACCAAGATCTCTATTACATCTACCTGTTAGATACATTAGACATtaataaaatggaagatgTTAATGTAACAGTTGTTCAGGATAATCTAGCCAATCtgttgaaggaagaaatggaaaagcttAATCAAGTCGAGAAAACCATAAGCAggttaaggaagaaatatctCTCCATTTATAATAAGGCAAAGGATAAAGAGGCGAAGGATCTCTTTGACGAAGATGTAGATCCCGTATTAACTTATGATGATTTCGCTCATGGTAATGGAATGATTTCAGCCGATATCTTCTTTAAGTACAATCCAACCGTCAAGCCACTGGAGTTTAGCAAAACCAAGGAAAATGACACGGAAAGTGCTCCCAAGAAGGAATACAAGGACTTAGTTGAAATTGATAACCTTGATGACCACAACAGGAAGAAGATTATCATCGACATGAGGAATGGACTTAtggaaaatttgaaaaagttgcattatgaaaaaaatataatttttaagaATTTAGCTAGCTGTATCAAGTCCTACTGCTACAAGAACCCACTGAACCAGGAGATGCTCAGTAATGTgctgaaaaataatttcgagggcctcaaagggaagaagatcAGCGATCCCGTTGAGGAAATAGTTACGTATCTGGACAAGTTGAGCGTTCAGGCAGACGCGCCCGCAGATGGTAGTTCCTCCGAACTGGGTGTCGGTGAGGCGGTCGGTGAGGTGGTCGGTGAAGAGGTCGGTGGAGCGGATCATGGCCCCCCTGTTTGGACGAAGAACAAGCGAATCCTGGAGAAGCTTCATGTGTTGCTACACCTGGGGTATCAACAGGCGTACGAGAAGGAACTTGAAATAGATGAAAAGACAGAAAAGTATATTGCTCTTAATGATAAGGCCAAGGAGTACAATCTTCACCACCTGCTTAACGAAAGCAACAAGGTGTTGAAGAAGGTCTCTGTGCTCAGCAGTGGCAAGGATAGCACCGAAGAGGTGTTTGGTAACCAGGCCTCCTTCTTTGACGTGTACAAGGAGGGGCAAGGACCAAGTGAGAAGGACGACGCGACAAGCAACAAAGATGCGCCGGAGGCTGATGAagcgaaaatgaaagaaaaagaaaaagaaaaagaaaaagaaaaagaaaaagaaaaagaaaacgaaaaagaggTAAAGAGAAGCAATTTGGAtgatgagaaggaagaagaggaaaaaaataaaaaaaacaaagatgATGTAGATTACCCTGATGAAGGACACGAGAGCGGTAAGGAGGATGGAAAGAAAACTCCAGACGAAGAGgcaaaaagtgaagaagccGACGATGTAAATgcggaaagtaaaaaagaagatggcTCTGATAAAGTTGGCAAGGATGGAGATAAGGAagaagctaaaaaaaaaacagatgacgacgaagacgatgatgaggatgatgatgacgacgatgaaTCGGAGGAACAGTCAGCGTCAAAAATGGTGGATAGTGCACCAAAGGATGGAAAATCAGATGGGGGCTCCACAGATTCTACCTCCGGGGATGAAGGTCATAATGATACAACCACAGGAGAAGTGACAGGCCCTGCAAAGGAGGAACAGAATGATGTCCCAGTCAAAGGAGAAGACAGCGACGGCGAAAAGGAGGCAACGGAGAAACCCACAGGAGAGACAGTGGTGAAAGGCGACTCGGACATAACGCCATTGGGTCCTGACACAGAGAAAAAGGGTAATGATGGAGGATCCTTCTTCCAGGGCATGAGCAGAATACTTCTAGCCATACTGGCTATACTCTCCCTGGAGTTCTTCATTTAA
- a CDS encoding pantothenate kinase 1, putative, whose translation MNAMMHKPGGGNSSPGNHKSDEGKASHVGNQSEGWKQYKYEFVECLLNKSNELNTCALDIGGTLIKVAYLSDHYISDERPGTRKNTEFLSIKIREGQNLYVHFFNINELNEALTFLNENGLVRQKIFLTGGGAHKFYFYIINQIIKHEIISRGIVSEECPLWVSKRYHCEKLRTLSVQLQLRGSTHPDDHSHEGVPFDKSLLDSFPTCETVRVYLVHPNGEEQPKGGSISTQINYEQVDKARDEEYNCPEKLFQGDLILQCSRKDEMHCVMNGLYKLFGVKKSIVRYDLFLKTQVPVQVKCPYEPFIIANIGSGISILLSNGLNKYKRIGGTAIGGGTLLGLAQIILGKVSFEELINFAAPWEGISSRWLQPPQFDLHLRHMRKDAAGTGAPAHGEDALTASFGFMGNIVKTKNAEDTKSLGQAVARSLINMVSYNIGYLVHLLARIHGVRRILFSGKYISNHDCIMESLTLGVYYYYMYFHTNGGGGNDSFMGKPIEEGSAISGIHSSYGKSGTRVKPSYQQYPFRKLERNYEEAARRDTLPEVLFLKHDGFLGAIGCFFS comes from the exons ATGAACGCAATGATGCATAAGCCTGGGGGAGGAAATAGCTCACCAGGGAACCATAAGTcggatgaaggaaaagcatCACATGTTGGAAATCAATCAGAAGGATGGAAACAGTATAAGTATGAGTTTGTGGAATGCCTGTTGAACAAGAGTAATGAGCTTAACACTTGCGCGCTGGACATAGGAGGAACTTTGATAAAGGTTGCTTACCTAAGTGACCACTACATAAGTGATGAACGACCTGGCACGCGGAAGAATACCGAATTCTTAAGTATCAAGATTAGAGAAGGCCAAAATTTGTATGTACACTTTTTCAATATAAATGAACTTAATGAGGCGTTaacctttttaaatgaaaatggatTGGTGagacaaaaaatatttttaacagGTGGGGGGGCTCACAAGTTCTACTTTTACATAATTAACCAGATCATCAAACATGAAATTATTTCTCGGGGGATTGTCTCAGAGGAGTGTCCTCTGTGGGTTTCCAAGAGGTACCACTGCGAAAAGTTACGTACTCTGTCGGTGCAGCTGCAATTAAGGGGGAGTACTCATCCTGATGACCATAGCCACGAAGGGGTTCCCTTCGACAAATCCCTGTTGGACTCTTTCCCCACCTGCGAAACCGTTCGCGTATATTTGGTGCACCCAAACGGGGAAGAACAACCGAAGGGAGGTTCTATTTCCACACAGATAAATTACGAGCAGGTGGATAAAGCGAGGGATGAGGAATATAATTGCCCCGAAAAATTGTTCCAAGGGGATTTAATTCTACAGTGCAGTAGGAAAGACGAAATGCACTGCGTAATGAATGGGCTATACAAACTATTTGGTGTAAAAAAGAGTATCGTAAGATacgatttatttttaaaaacgcaAGTTCCTGTTCAAGTGAAATGTCCCTATGAGCCATTCATTATTGCAAACATAGGATCGGGTATTTCCATTCTATTGTCCAATGGATTAAATAAGTATAAGAGGATCGGTGGAACAGCCATAGGGGGGGGGACCCTCCTGGGGCTGGCTCAAATTATTTTAGGGAAGGTATCGTTTGAAGAGCTTATTAACTTTGCAGCACCCTGGGAGGGGATATCCTCTCGATGGTTACAACCTCCCCAGTTCGATCTACACCTGAGGCATATGCGAAAAGACGCAGCGGGCACTGGTGCTCCTGCACATGGAGAAGACGCGTTGACAGCGAGCTTCGGATTCATGGGCAATAttgtaaaaacaaaaaatgctGAAGACACGAAATCACTTGGACAGGCTGTAGCCAGGAGCCTCATCAACATGGTATCGTACAATATAGGCTACTTGGTTCATCTCCTTGCACGTATCCACGGTGTGCGAAG AATATTATTTTCGGGAAAATACATAAGTAACCACGATTGTATCATGGAATCTCTTACCTTGGGGGTGTACTACTATTATATGTACTTCCATACCAacggggggggaggaaacgATAGTTTTATGGGCAAGCCAATTGAAGAGGGAAGTGCTATTAGTGGAATACATAGCTCCTACGGGAAAAGTGGAACTCGTGTGAAACCCTCCTATCAGCAGTATCCTTTTCGGAAATTG gaaCGCAACTACGAAGAAGCTGCTCGCAGGGACACACTCCCCGAAGTTTTGTTCCTCAAGCACGACGGGTTTTTAGGAGCCATCGGGTGCTTTTTCTCCTAA
- a CDS encoding protein GPR89, putative, which produces MISPTALFLCVYHIALAVLGSVFFENFLFKDFDNSFSIVKIIFCCSFVLCLSLLSMLLFEILGFLTTTLKLFIWYIDITSLVLFIYLIIPISLIYTYVTYEDEEAANGLFKFNYFYNALTKMKNKKNILPEHVKANFMRRLLYVSEDLMKRMENYNRKIRNKNKQKIFQFIIGCLIILPLIWFTFYKISMITLKNNNDIYDESSDLYNIGNVLQEKFNLINKEFSEDYDTNNEKNKNSFFFKIMKNLLIYMSVTGMTLVSALSAFTSLYSPYTNISLFFFFVTVKKVKIIENKIKFVTNELSLKKKLLVLYDHPHLMQTFYCRNTEESSTLDGSLARGGSLISDRIGSAAFGLDIPADQGATSSLHSLDGSFHHSATGHTDSCSGNGTSTRSRNSANMDGGLSDQLATIMCDDLVETSTGEEPLGDNLHQIRKSTGHDEVEYIGCKPFKKCNLYLASHKSIYKDIYETFMKKENDFDLGGTLPGGDDDEETCIGEDIRKDLPTFGGEDNLPNSSNLSNLSKRYSAREMATLHMGQSSPRSPSRGEQTAAGSHTHRENEECSDYHPREQEPNSIFSTAQMNKMGSASSLYKRSIKLGNSIGERKHVYYTGHFLFFKTTEGDEKHLHSRQDEGENEMVDLQMRREVGPEATASAGEEKKKKKQKEQTKQTKGAAFLSRLRGICSVRRFFQQSEMLTQGDTMQDIANADKGANHDGRAPKQRRHISEFLSTSIERSYRTLKSVKDFFKRNKANAKKKKKKEILMQDIKSLEYMAKNLYFLLDDVIKEQIRINQSSSFTGMLLYLLGILMSILCVYKITKTCYIIYMVEIYYRFICTYSSGHVLMLFYAKNINIDFINDLKKVLHIVHININLENYVVSITSVLLLCFIFTNLKSFMERIIKLRYSAKSSLYSNLAILLMCEIMDLYFSAYCIQLFDYLPAKEKMKMLYIFFNNNLLDLFKLKYHFDFVYVISLFISLFLIRLHHQHRSSQFREI; this is translated from the coding sequence ATGATCAGCCCGACAGCGCTCTTCCTGTGCGTCTACCACATCGCCTTGGCAGTGTTGGGCTCCGTGTTTTTCGAAAACTTCTTGTTCAAGGACTTTGACAACAGTTTCAGTATcgtcaaaataattttctgttGTTCCTTCGTGTTGTGTCTCTCCCTCCTATCCATGTTGCTCTTTGAAATTCTGGGCTTCCTCACGACAACATTGAAGCTCTTCATCTGGTACATAGACATCACCTCCTTGGTTTTGTTCATTTACTTGATTATCCCCATCAGTcttatttatacatatgttacGTACGAAGATGAAGAGGCGGCAAATGGCCTTTTCAagtttaattatttttacaatgcattgacaaaaatgaaaaataaaaaaaatattttacctgaacatGTTAAGGCAAATTTTATGAGAAGATTACTTTACGTAAGTGAAGACTTAATGAAACGAATGGAAAACTACAACAGAAAAAtcagaaataaaaacaagCAGAAGATTTTTCAATTCATTATTGGTTGCTTGATCATATTACCACTTATCTGGTTcactttttataaaatttccaTGATCAcattgaaaaataataacgatATATACGATGAGTCTTCAGACTTATATAACATTGGCAATGTTTTACAGGAAAAGTTCAATCTTATCAACAAGGAGTTTTCAGAAGACTATGATacaaataatgagaaaaataaaaattcttttttttttaaaatcatgAAAAATTTACTAATTTATATGTCTGTTACTGGCATGACGTTGGTCAGTGCACTTTCTGCCTTCACCAGTTTGTACTCTCCCTACACCAACATCagcctctttttcttttttgtcaccgttaaaaaggttaaaattatcgaaaataaaattaagttCGTAACAAATGAGTTGTCCTTGAAGAAAAAGCTCCTTGTTTTGTATGACCACCCGCATTTAATGCAGACATTCTATTGCAGAAATACGGAGGAATCTTCCACCCTCGATGGGTCCCTCGCCAGAGGGGGAAGCCTCATCAGTGATCGCATCGGAAGTGCTGCTTTTGGTTTGGATATCCCCGCGGACCAGGGTGCTACCTCTTCCCTCCACTCATTGGACGGGAGCTTCCACCACAGCGCCACGGGACATACAGACTCGTGCAGCGGAAATGGTACAAGCACCCGTAGTAGGAATAGTGCGAATATGGATGGGGGGCTATCCGACCAGTTGGCCACCATAATGTGTGACGATTTGGTGGAGACCTCAACGGGGGAGGAGCCCCTCGGGGACAACCTTCACCAAATACGCAAGAGCACAGGGCACGACGAAGTCGAGTACATCGGATGTAAACCCTTTAAAAAGTGCAACCTCTACCTTGCTTCACACAAATCAATCTACAAGGACATATACGAGACTTtcatgaaaaaggaaaatgactTTGACTTGGGAGGGACGCTTCCTGGCGGGGATGACGACGAAGAGACCTGCATAGGGGAGGATATCCGGAAGGACCTGCCAACCTTTGGGGGGGAAGACAACCTGCCAAACTCGTCAAATTTGTCAAATTTGTCGAAGCGTTATAGCGCGCGCGAAATGGCAACCCTACACATGGGACAGTCCAGCCCCCGTTCCCCTTCAAGGGGGGAACAAACGGCAGCTGGAAGCCACACGCatagagaaaatgaagaatgtaGTGACTACCATCCCAGGGAACAAGAACCTAACAGCATTTTTAGCACTGCACagatgaacaaaatgggaagtgCCAGCTCCTTGTACAAGAGAAGTATCAAATTGGGGAACTCCATAGGGGAGAGGAAACATGTCTATTATACGGGacacttcctcttcttcaaaaCAACTGAGGGGGATGAGAAGCATCTGCATTCGAGGCAGGACGAGGGGGAGAACGAAATGGTGGATTTGCAAATGCGAAGGGAAGTGGGTCCAGAAGCGACGGCCTCCgcgggggaggaaaagaagaagaagaagcaaaaagaaCAGACAAAGCAGACGAAGGGGGCGGCCTTCCTATCTCGGTTGAGGGGTATCTGCTCAGTTCGACGATTTTTCCAGCAAAGCGAGATGCTGACGCAGGGGGATACGATGCAAGATATTGCAAATGCTGATAAGGGCGCTAACCATGACGGCAGGGCCCCCAAGCAAAGGAGGCACATCTCCGAGTTTCTCTCCACGAGTATCGAACGGTCATACAGAACGCTGAAGAGCGTGAAGGATTTCTTCAAGCGAAATAAAgcaaacgcaaaaaaaaaaaaaaaaaaagaaatccttATGCAGGATATTAAGTCACTAGAATATATGGCCAAAAATCTATACTTCCTCCTGGATGACGTCATAAAGGAACAGATCAGAATAAATCAAAGTTCTTCCTTCACTGGTATGTTACTCTACCTCCTGGGGATACTCATGTCAATATTATGCGTAtataaaattacaaaaacCTGTTATATCATTTACATGGTAGAAATTTACTACAGATTTATCTGTACATACAGCAGTGGACATGTTCTCATGTTATtttatgcaaaaaatattaacatcGATTTTATCAATGACCTCAAGAAAGTTCTTCACATTGTTCACATCAACATAAATCTAGAAAATTACGTCGTCTCCATAACATCAGTTTTATTAttatgctttatttttacaaatctTAAATCCTTTATGGAGAGAATAATTAAGCTGCGATATTCTGCCAAATCTTCCCTTTATTCAAATCTAGCCATTTTGCTCATGTGTGAAATTATGGACTTGTATTTTTCTGCTTACTGCATCCAGCTCTTTGATTACCTCCCTGCCAAGGAGAAGATGAAAAtgctttacattttttttaataacaaTCTCTTGGATTTGTTCAAGCTTAAGTATCACTTTGATTTCGTCTACGTTATTTCTCTCTTCATTTCGCTCTTCCTCATTCGCCTCCACCATCAACACCGCTCCAGCCAGTTCCGCGAAATATGA